One Littorina saxatilis isolate snail1 linkage group LG12, US_GU_Lsax_2.0, whole genome shotgun sequence genomic region harbors:
- the LOC138982002 gene encoding C-signal-like has product MAATVCLVQGASRGIGLGFCRALLAKSSNTSVIATCRNPTAASELQSLQQQHPQQLSVLQLDVTDSRQIEEASKVVGDKYGHVDLMINSAGMLHPTGRGETGLKDVSAEGLDITLRTNAVGPLVMAKHFAPLLQKGEGVIGVQSSDYKSFHASVLVNMSAKVGSITDNGLGGWYSYRLSKAALNMATKNLSLELGRGRRKVICISMHPGTVDTALSRPYHKNVPNLFTVEDSVNQMMEVINSLTVDDSGKFLTYDRSELPF; this is encoded by the exons ATGGCAGCAACAGTATGTCTGGTGCAAGGCGCGAGTCGTGGCATAGGCCTTGGCTTCTGTCGAGCTTTGCTGGCAAAGTCCTCGAACACTTCTGTCATTGCCACCTGCCGCAACCCAACTGCTGCGTCGGAACTGCAGTCCTTGCAGCAGCAGCACCCACAACAGCTCTCTGTGCTGCAGCTGGATGTGACAGACTCGAGACAGATAGAAGAAGCATCCAAGGTTGTGGGAGATAAATATGGTCATGTGGATTTGATGATCAACTCTGCCGGCATGCTGCATCCCACTGGTCGGGGTGAAACTGGTCTCAAGGATGTCAGTGCAGAG GGCCTGGACATAACACTGCGTACGAACGCTGTGGGGCCGCTCGTTATGGCCAAGCACTTTGCTCCGTTGCTGCAGAAGGGAGAGGGAGTGATCGGCGTCCAGTCCTCGGACTACAAGAGTTTCCACGCCTCCGTCCTCGTCAACATGTCCGCCAAAGTCGGCTCCATCACAGACAATG GTCTTGGGGGCTGGTACAGCTATCGTCTCTCCAAAGCCGCTCTCAACATGGCCACCAAGAACCTCAGCTTGGAACTGGGAAGAGGTCGTCGCAAAGTCATCTGCATATCCATGCACCCCGGCACCGTAGACACTGCCCTGTCCCGTCCCTATCACAAGAACGTACCAAACTTGTTCACCGTGGAAGACTCAGTGAATCAGATGATGGAAGTTATTAACAGTCTCACCGTGGACGATTCTGGAAAATTTCTTACTTATGACAGAAGTGAGCTGCCATTTTGA